Proteins found in one Aspergillus chevalieri M1 DNA, chromosome 2, nearly complete sequence genomic segment:
- a CDS encoding protein kinase domain-containing protein (COG:T;~EggNog:ENOG410PKMQ;~InterPro:IPR000719,IPR011009;~go_function: GO:0004672 - protein kinase activity [Evidence IEA];~go_function: GO:0005524 - ATP binding [Evidence IEA];~go_process: GO:0006468 - protein phosphorylation [Evidence IEA]), producing MSSTTSLWWPPDRVQATLTPEYIVSQLPPSCLPHLVTPLPWGEGLTNESYLDWIVTKAGRLFLILADIGIPERIFALVDASVDDVDLPFAAHSIDLLHLSPDGNNPALDAKFFHAQWRFTVRGIAEGEYVKFTANEGVPIEVQRTDSTLAKEGVEKVILAGAICRVYLRTQVTIGAAPHFFEEEEVLEEIRSLRRLAHDHVFSTYASYYSAIDKTVCILFNGHYERTLLSFLTDPPPSFKRLEKARRRHTLVNWPHCLANGLAWLHAHGHPHRGIRPSNILIDAGFRIFLGQFEELDTLLPPLKVDDVEAYQYGAPERWQRSAAVQDTQPHQSLLLPSGGRTARRPSTKSATLNLPKIRAPPKPDTTTARSDSVGSQDTAIRITSPRARFSFALSTSSTSSASSDGSNNNTNSHKRILPSIRQRPIFYTPSIASSSSSSGASTRPLSTITTTTTTDQSLNNTNNHTIIKTWHAATATATASDIFSLAAITLDILTVLCKRKLSSFTHHRGAKNRTAGRGGGIADSSFHLDRNAEQVFSWVSLLEKDAEKKRKSDFAVFGVGVLGMLKVSRGMLSRDPAGRPSAREVEGMFGELIKRAGIEVHCQPPAPDKVSRAQRVPKWEEKVDAYAAPESSSADTSGRDSPSPPDSMLEFVTTGFEDEYIHSSDSE from the coding sequence ATGTCCTCCACCACTTCCCTCTGGTGGCCTCCTGATCGCGTCCAAGCCACCCTGACCCCCGAATACATTGTCAGCCAGTTACCTCCCAGCTGTTTGCCCCATCTAGTCACCCCGCTGCCCTGGGGCGAGGGTTTGACCAATGAGTCTTATCTCGACTGGATTGTCACTAAAGCTGGACGATTGTTTCTTATACTCGCCGATATTGGTATCCCGGAACGGATATTTGCTCTCGTCGATGCTTCTGTGGATGATGTCGACTTGCCATTTGCCGCGCATAGCATTGACCTGCTTCACCTCTCTCCGGACGGTAATAACCCGGCCCTAGATGCGAAGTTCTTCCATGCTCAATGGCGCTTTACCGTGCGGGGGATTGCGGAAGGTGAATATGTCAAGTTCACAGCAAACGAAGGTGTACCCATTGAGGTACAGCGGACAGACAGCACGTTAGCCAAGGAGGGCGTAGAAAAGGTCATACTGGCTGGTGCCATCTGTCGAGTTTACCTCCGCACGCAAGTCACAATTGGGGCCGCGCCGCATTTCttcgaagaggaagaggtatTGGAGGAGATTCGCTCGCTGAGACGACTGGCTCATGACCATGTCTTCTCCACCTATGCATCATACTATAGCGCGATCGACAAAACCGTCTGTATCCTTTTCAACGGACACTATGAACGCACGCTCCTATCCTTCCTCACAGACCCACCACCTAGCTTCAAACGCCTTGAAAAAGCCCGTCGTCGCCATACCCTCGTCAACTGGCCGCATTGTCTAGCCAATGGCCTGGCATGGCTACATGCGCATGGCCATCCACACCGTGGCATCCGGCCGTCAAACATCCTCATCGACGCTGGCTTCCGCATTTTCCTCGGTCAATTCGAAGAATTGGacaccctcctccccccACTAAAAGTCGACGACGTCGAGGCATACCAATATGGTGCACCAGAACGCTGGCAACGCTCCGCTGCAGTCCAAGATACTCAACCCCATCaatccctcctcctcccatcCGGCGGCCGCACAGCACGCAGGCCATCCACAAAATCCGCAACACTAAACCTCCCCAAAATTAGGGCTCCACCTAAGCCTGACACCACAACCGCCAGATCCGACTCAGTGGGATCCCAAGACACCGCCATCCGAATTACTTCACCCCGGGCCCGATTCTCCTTTGCCCTCTCAACATCATCGACCTCCTCTGCCTCCAGCGACGGCAGCAACAATAACACCAACTCCCACAAACGAATTCTCCCATCTATCAGACAAAGACCAATCTTCTATACCCCCTCCATcgcctcatcatcctcttcctccggcGCCTCCACCCGTCCTCTCTCCACAAtcaccacaacaaccaccacaGACCAATCCCTAAATAATACCAACAACCACACAATAATTAAAACTTGGCATGCAGCCACAGCCACAGCAACCGCCTCAGATATCTTCTCTCTCGCCGCTATAACCCTCGACATCCTCACAGTCCTCTGCAAACGCAAACTCTCCTCTTTCACGCACCATCGCGGCGCTAAAAACCGCACCGCGGGGCGTGGTGGCGGCATCGCGGATTCATCTTTCCATCTCGATAGGAACGCAGAACAAGTATTCTCATGGGTATCCCTGCTAGAGAAAGATgcggagaagaagcgcaaaTCCGACTTCGCGGTCTTCGGGGTCGGAGTTCTGGGGATGTTGAAGGTTTCTCGAGGAATGCTAAGCAGGGATCCTGCTGGGAGGCCTTCGGCGAGGGAGGTTGAGGGAATGTTCGGAGAGTTGATAAAGAGGGCGGGAATTGAGGTGCATTGCCAGCCTCCTGCACCAGATAAAGTTTCACGGGCCCAGCGTGTGCCTAAATGGGAGGAGAAGGTCGATGCTTATGCTGCTCCTGAATCATCTTCTGCTGATACCAGCGGCAGAGATAGTCCGTCTCCGCCGGATTCGATGCTTGAGTTTGTTACCACTGGTTTTGAGGATGAATATATTCACAGCAGTGACTCTGAATGA